The following is a genomic window from Amycolatopsis australiensis.
GGTCCAGCTCGCGTCCGCTCTTCCACCAGGCGGTCAGCGGCGGTCCGAGCAGCAGCGACGCGAGCGCGGCACGCCGTCCCCGGCTGGCCCGGGTCAGGAAGGCGAGGAGGACGGGAGCGGCGAGTTGGGTGGTGTAGCGGCCGGCACCGAGCCAGGTCTGCCGCACGGCCGTGCCCGTCGCCCGGACCACGCCGCCGGCCGGGATGTGGTTGGCGCGCAATGTCTTCAGCATGGTCAGTACGGCCGTGCCGAACGCTCCGGCCGCGAGCGCCGGCCGCCGGGCGAGCAGCGCCGCGACGGTCAGCGCCGGCCAGGGGTGCAGGACGAGCGGCGCGAGAGCGTCGGGATGGCGCTGCGCGAGCGGCGCGGCCGACGTGCCGTATCGGAAGCGGCGCGCGAGAAGCCCGCGCCAGGTCGCGGGTTCGTGGTGGCCGACGTGGACGTCCGGCGCGTAGCGGACCCGCCGGCCTGCGGCGTGCAGCCGCCACACGAGGTCGACGTCCTCGCCGACCCGTAGCCGGGGGTCGAACGCCCCGGCCGCCGTCACGGCGGAGCGGCGCACGACCAGCGCGGCGGTGGGGACGTACGACGTCCGGGTGCCCGGGGCGACGCGGGCGGGCCGGTCCCCGAGGTCGAGGCTGCTCGCCGCCCGCGTGTACTTCCCGGCCGCGGTGTCCGGCGCCAGGGCACGGACGCGCGGGGCGACCGCGGCGAGCAGCGGATCGGCGAAGTGGGCCGCGAGCCGCTGCGCCCACGGTCCCGGCGCGACGCAGTCACTGTCCACAAAGGCCACAAGATCGGTGGAGACGTGCGCCAGGGCGGTGTTCCGGGCGGCACCGGGCCCGCCGTTGACGTCCCGGCGCACGAGTTCCGCGCCGTGCGCGGCGGCGACGGCGGCGAGCGCGGCGGGGCCGGCGGAGCCGTCGTCGACGACGAGCACGGGGTGGCGGCCGTCGAGTGAGGCCAGGCACCGGGCGAGTTCGGCGGGCCGGTCGAGGACGGGGACCACGACGGTGAGGTCGGCGGCCCGGGTGGGTGCGGGCGGCACGGGATGGGCGAGGCCGGCGTCGGTGAGCCGCCGGGCGAGCGCGCCACCGGCGGCGGAGGTGACCGGCCCGTCGGCGAGTTCCCGCCAGGCTGCGCGCCCGGCGGCGGTGAGGCGCAGGACTCGGGCGGGCGAGCCGCCGAACCAGAGGCCGGGGGTGAGCCGCTTCGTGCCGG
Proteins encoded in this region:
- the mftF gene encoding mycofactocin biosynthesis glycosyltransferase MftF (Members of this protein family, MftF, are glycosyltransferases, members of PF00535 (glycosyl transferase family 2). The encoding gene is found as part of the mycofactocin cassette, in Mycobacterium tuberculosis, many other Actinobacteria, and occasional members of other lineages. Mycofactocin itself, a putative redox carrier, is a heavily modified derivative of the C-terminal Val-Tyr dipeptide of the mycofactocin precursor MftA (TIGR03969).), with the translated sequence MTTPLPRGFRVVLDPGTKRLTPGLWFGGSPARVLRLTAAGRAAWRELADGPVTSAAGGALARRLTDAGLAHPVPPAPTRAADLTVVVPVLDRPAELARCLASLDGRHPVLVVDDGSAGPAALAAVAAAHGAELVRRDVNGGPGAARNTALAHVSTDLVAFVDSDCVAPGPWAQRLAAHFADPLLAAVAPRVRALAPDTAAGKYTRAASSLDLGDRPARVAPGTRTSYVPTAALVVRRSAVTAAGAFDPRLRVGEDVDLVWRLHAAGRRVRYAPDVHVGHHEPATWRGLLARRFRYGTSAAPLAQRHPDALAPLVLHPWPALTVAALLARRPALAAGAFGTAVLTMLKTLRANHIPAGGVVRATGTAVRQTWLGAGRYTTQLAAPVLLAFLTRASRGRRAALASLLLGPPLTAWWKSGRELDPVRYTAGALADDLAYGAGVWAGCLAHRTTVPLRPRIAWRPLRVDLKGNR